Genomic segment of Coffea arabica cultivar ET-39 chromosome 1e, Coffea Arabica ET-39 HiFi, whole genome shotgun sequence:
acatattaatattagcTACGCAAAAGAGCAGAATAATTAATATTACAAAAAGTTCAATCTTAGAAACAAATTAGCAACAACTCAGAAGTCTCCATATTATCAAGCACTTAAATTACAAACACATAAATTCAAGTAAGCACAAACTTCAAAGGTTAATTGTTTCAATGAACACACTTAACTagcattaaaaataaaatattaaattagcaCCCATATTACTTACAATACATAACAAGGAATAGCACCAATAATTAGAAATAAACTGACAAATAAAATGATACTATTCATCAAAGTCAATATCATCCatgtcatcatcttcatctaGTATATATACACTAGgtaattttcttccaataattgaTGGTGGTTCCAAAATTTTCATCATATCACAAGATCCAACCTACAAGTAACAATCTCTTTTCCTTTACCTTTCTTGCCTAACCATAtattatatttcaaataaattcatATCAAATTCACTCAATGCCTCAATATAATAGATAGTAAATTAGTAATAAAGTTGAATATTAAAAAGTTAAAACTTAATTGAtgaagttaattttttttctttttttaagacAATTTGTGAGGCGGGTGCTTTTAACGCCCTATTTCAAAGTTGCGGCCAAACACCTGGGCATGCGCCCTAGAACACCTTCGCTTTGTGCAATTGCCCAGGGACAGTCTTGGAACACCCTACCTCGGGACTCGCCCCGCAAACACCTTTTAAAACACTGCTCATAACAATAAAGGTGCACCAACAACCGTATCAAACTGGATTTGTGACAAACTTGAGGTCCTACGTTTGAAGGAATTCTATTCGagatttactttttttttttgtatgagttGCTAGATGTTAGTTCATGTTTGCATCCTTGTGGTTCAAATTGTGGCTATGTTTTTTAACATATATAGTCTATCTGTGAATGCCTTTGTTTTCAATTGAGTTCAATTGCTGAGGTGGCGCTCTCCCATTGGTCGATTGGTGGTAGTCCTCCAATTGATTTCAATTTGATGAGTTGTCGTCCTCTAATTCGTCGATTGGTGGTAGTCCTCCAATTGCACATGAAAATGGTGATGTGGTAAGTTTTGATTGGATGGGAGGTGATAGTCCTCTAATTGCGTGTGGGATTGTGTTAAAATttggcctctttttttttcaacaataaatCATGTTAACAACAAATTgggctctcttttttttttttgtccaacaAATCTTGTTTAGCTACCAAAATTTCGCAATTAATCATTATTAATAGCTAATTAATAATGTCATTTTTTTCACCTATCAAATCGCGTTTAATTATCGATTTTTTACtattaattgattttttttgccCAACAAATCACATTAACAAAATTTTTGGCTCCTTTTTTTTGTTGTCCAACAAATCATgtctaattaccaatttttgtaattaattgttaataactaattaataacaTCATATTTTTGGTCGCTCAACAAATCGTGtttaattaacaatttttttttttgcaattattaacaaaaaattgacTTCTTTTTTGTGGTTGCCCAAAAAATCACATTtaattatcaaatttttttcaaatgttATTAAAAAATGTCCTCGCTTATTTTGGATTGTCCAACAAATCACATTTAACTATCTATTTTTTTTGCAATTActtgttaattaattaattaattaataatttcactTTTTTATTGCCTAACAAATCATATTTAATTaccatttttgcaattaaaacacttttttttggttgccaaatgaacCACATCTAATTACCAAACTTTTGTAGTCAATTGTTGGATTTTTAGGCATGCAATTGCCTAACAAGTAATTTTAATTACCATTTCTTCTATATATGTAGTTAAGGAGTGAATGGAGACGTAAAAAGGATTGGGTGTTCTGCTAATGTGGCTGAATGTGATTGGGTAGAGCAAGGTCGTCTGGTCACAAGGAGCTCAGGTGCTGAATTTGGTTATCAACCAGGCGTAGTATAAGAGACTGGGATTTACCAAAGATTCTTCTCCTGGGGTGTGCACGTGGCTCAtctgttatttatttatttattatattattttttctttctaatttggTTAGGCGTTGGGCTCGAGAAAGAGAAACATTAGAGCTTAGACGAAtgccttttcttctcttttctttcggGATTAGGGGCAGGAGCGGTCATCAGACCGACCGCCCTTGAACGGTCTCCTCACAAGACCCAAATGTGAGGCGAGAAATATTCCACGTCAGGAAGCCTTCAAGAGGCCCCAAAAACGACGCCGttccaaaaaaaattgtttagcCAAAATGGGAACATGACGAACCAAACGGAagagtttcaattttgaaaatcaaGTTGAAAATTTGAATCAGCCGCACAAAACAATACTGAGGGAAGAGAGGAGGCGTCTTGCTGAAGGTAGCAATTGACAGAAAAGTGGGTGGAGAGAGCTGGGGTATGGTGTAGAATGAATAAGGAAGAAAGCAAACAGTGTAGTGAGAAAATCATTTTGAATGCGTGCAAGGCAAGCGGCAAGGTAGAAGCAAACAGAGAAAATTCATCATCTCATGAAGTCAGATTTTGTCGTGTAACTTAATAGCAGAAGCAACTACGTTCTCCGAATTCAGTGAAACATAAAGCGTATTAGCAGACCAAGGTAACGTGACTGAATGCAGTGTGTTAAATGAGTAATATGTAGTTGGTCCATGCTCATCACGTAATCTTAGTTTGCCCCTCTCCTGACCATgcagtgtatataaaatggaGGCATAGAGTTGAATGAGGTGAAGTAGAGGAAAAGACatatatgtgaataataaatGGGTATACCTTGTGTTGTAAGTAAATTACAtgatataagaaatatattacaatgagCAGAAAGTGCTTGTTTGGCCCTCAAAATGTAGAAATAGTAGAAAATGCGGAGTTGACTTAGGCGGTTGTCATTAACGAATGACATAAGGTCCAGTGAGCTAAAGAACCTAGAACCGAAATATAATCACTAGTGTGGATGTACATACAATTAAAATAGACTTATATCGTGTGACCAATACATTACAGTCTGTATAACTTAGTGTACATGGAGTTGTATTTGTACATAAATAATGCCGTTGTTTTAGAGTAAAAGTAAGGTGATATGAATCATTAATCATATTGATAAGTATAATAATAGGATTTGGTATACGAGTAATGTGTGATTCAAAACACATTATGAATGGCAATATACATTTATGTTGTCGTTTATGTACATACTATTCATGAAGTGTTGCAAATTAGGGTGTTTGATGCATAATTGGCAGGAGCAGAAGTAATAGATTGCAACAAATTGGCAGAAGATGGGACCCCTGAGTTAGGAATGGAGTTCAATAGTGAAGAGGATGCGTATAAGTTTTACAACAAATATACTTTTAAAATGGATTTTAGTGTACGCAAAGACTATCTGAATAAAGACAAAGACGGTGTGACCACGTTTAGAAGATATAGTTGCTGCAAAGAAGGTGTGAAGCGCAAGTACGAAGGTGATGTGATGCCAAAGAGGACACAAGCGCCGACGAAAACAGGGTGTGGAGCTAAAATGATTATCGTGTTGTTTAGAGGGACAATGCAGTGCCGTGTGCATGACCTTGTCTTAGAGCATAACCATGAGTTGCACATTGCTCAATGTTCACACATGTTGACATCACAAAGAAAAGTAAGTGAGGCTCAAGGATTGCAAACTGAAATAAGCGAAGATGCTTGGTTTTCATTGAAACAGAGCCATGAACTTATGGAAAAGGAGGCATGTGGGATGGGATAAGATTCAATTTGTAAATGAAATGGGAGAGGCAGTAGTCGCAAGAGACATTAAAAAACGTGCCGGTGGGAAGAGAAGTAAAGTGATACGAAGTTAGGTTGATAAATTTGacagattaaaaagaaaatctagATTGTCAAAGACTACACAGGCTACGATAAGGATCTAATAACTATGATGGTAAACATTTATGCTACAACAATGTTATCATTGTACGGTTAACTAATGAATAGGTACCATTCACTATAAAATAACATTATTGTCGTGTCAATAATACAGGTCTCAGAATCGGAGTCGACATCGATTTCATTTGATGAACACATGTTTATGGGATGCCGTTCACCAACTGACTTAGTTTCGGTTAGTATAAAATGGGCATGGTTTTAACTtttatttggatgtttctaacaACACAATTAGTTATGATGATGTTACATTGTGTGATGATTTTGTTACGGCTGACATCCCTCCTGATATACCCTTTTTGTCTATCTTATGCAATTATTTGGCCCATACAATACTCGTAGACGCATTCAATGAGCCAGTTAGTGAATGACCCTCCAAACGCTGTTGCTCCCGAAATCGAGGAAAGTCAAACGGTATGCATACATGTAGTAGATAAAATAAAGTCCTTTTTTTTCGTATCGTAGagctactttttctttaattgtaatGGTGGGCACCCGAACGCTGTCAAAGCATGCATATTTTGTAGTTAACAAATAATGCTTTAATGACATATTGTTTTATATTATTCAAAAATCCTCCGATTGGCTAATCAGGGGCCTCATGGAAGTGTCCCTACAAAATAGATGCACCccaaattttctatattttccaATCATAACTCCATCAGAGAtatcttaatggtctaaaatatcatttttgTTATAATGTCTAGTCCAATTTAACTTTGTAACTGAGCAATATAGACATTGCTAATAAGTTGTTAACAGTTGAATAGTTATATTGTACAATATAGGCGGAGCGTGCGGCAATTTCAACAAACTGTGATAAGGATgcatatcatgtattttcacCATCACCTCAGGTGACAAGCTTTTATCATTACATCACATATTTATATAGTCTTGTTAATTGGATACTTCGACAGCATATATTATTAACCATATGTTCTATTAACTGTATTAGCTGATTTGCCATCGTTACACATTACAGGAAAGAAATAACACTCAAAAATTGTGACTAACTGTTGACGTCAACTCCCTTCAGTGTGTAAGTTGATGAATGATGTGTACCTACAATTTTTATAAATACAAACCAATTGGTTGTTCCAAATATCCGTCCCCAAAGTTCACCTCATTTACTAATGTTCGTACTTGTCCAGAGATGATATTGCTCAGTTTCGATCGGTTCCGTATTGTAAGCTTGTTTTAATCTATAATCTCTCAATGAATTAGTGCTTGCACCAGACATTAGGTGTCTAACACCAGATTTGCGGTATCTAACACCAGATTTGGGGTGTCTAGCACCAGATGTTTCAGACATTAGGTATCTAGCACTAGATTTGCGGTATTTTTGGACAAACATTTACTAAATGTAGTCATGTCGTCCCTACCAGGAAATGCTGCATATGTACGTTATAAGAAGTTAATAAGCTGTTACAACTTATTGATATGCTTGTACAGGCACCTTGTCATGTTCCTCTATGTTAAAATTTAGACAAGTGGTTTACAATTGCATTAACGATGAGTATTACATATAGTATTACAGGCACTTTAATAGGTATTACTCCTTTAGTATGGAAATGAAGTTACAATTGGTAGCTCGACTTGGTTCCATATGACCACATAATAAGTAGCAGTTTCGCAGAAGAACATGATACTTCGTTGGGACAACTAATTTGAAAATGGGGTAACTAAtatttaaaatgcaacaaatagTTATAACGACATGTACAGATTGAGTTACAACCAATTAGGTGTATGTTACAATTCATTACAACTAATGAATTTGCAATCGGCAGCTTTTCGTCTTCTCTAGTTAAAACTAGTGATATTACAACTAGATATTCTCCGATGTTACAACTAGTGATACTACAACTAGTTAATATCCGATGAAtctttcctcttctcttgtttgtgCTATTGCCCTTGGCACAAACAATAATTCCTCCCCCCGACACATTAAATTTCTTAGACACTTTATTAAGTGTCTATTGAGAATATAGAGATGATCGTTTCGAATCTCAAAATATTTGATGTAGCGAGACTTTCTTGAACATCTTATTCAAATAGCGAGATCTTCCCGAACATCAAGCAAACCTGAGGAAATTATTTGGCTCCCAAGAACTTCTTTTAAAACTGAACACTGAATTGATGAGACTGTAATCCGTGTTATAGGGAGGTTGAAGATAACAAAAAATGAATCGAATACACGGGTCCATTGCCACTTTAATATGAAGAGAAATTGGAAGTGTGAAGTTGAATAATAATGCGGGCAAAAATGAAAGGGGGACGAACAAACTGGAGTCTGTGTAAGGGATATACAACTGCAACCTCAGCCTTTTATAGTCCACAATACCCTctaatatggtaaaatatcagACGCCAacgcatatgaggccaactAGTACATCACGGGAATGGAAGCTGTAGACTCACATGCAGTGCCTGAACTATGTCGAATAAGCTTCCTTACGTACAAAGCGTGAAATTTGTAGTACCGAGAGTCTTGTTACGTGTTATGAGATGTTGCTAATCAGTTACAGACTTTAGCACAATTTTTGGCAGCTTTTATCCTGAAAGGACCTGTACACCAACATTAGGGGTCACGTGCATACAGAGTTCCACATTATTGACGATAAGTTTCACTGTCTGCATACACAGTAACGCTCTAAATACACTGTTTGAACTTTACCTTCTTCTATTTGTTGGGTGGCCCAACATTTTGCATTGTAACATTCTATGTCCTTGGTCAGTTTATGATCTAACCTTTCAACACTCTGTCCGGCCTTTGGAACGTCCTTTTCATCCACAGGCATGTAATAATTTGCAGTGAGGATTGTCTCAGacacttaattaatttttattgttgTAAATAAGAACGAACAAAACTGTAAGTAAGAACGCACGAATTGTGACTAGATATGCACTTTGGTGTTGACCATCATAGTGAGTTGTTGTAGTTTCACTATGAAATATGAAGTTCGTGTATTAAGGTAACCATACAATCTCGTTTAGCTCAATAAACATAATAGTGGCAGGCTTGCTGATGTTAATAGCACAGAACAATTGAGTAGCGCAAGTGAATTCAGATGTAAGTAACACACTTAATAGTTCCCAATAACTTGggtccaaaaaaaattttgtgtgtCTTCATTCAACAGTACATGCAAAGTCACAGACTGTGTGAATGAGCTTACATCTACGACTACCTACCAGCGAAGTCCGCTTCATATGTCTTCCAGTCTAGCTAACGCGGGGTCAGCGAAAAACTGCTATTATTAGCAGCAGCAGGGCGATCGAAACCGAAATCGTCAAGAAGGTTTTCATTTGTCGAATGTCACTCTAGATACGTTGCACACTCTTTCTTTTCACGTGGATTCTTCTTTGTCCTTTTCTGTGCCATCTTGCCACTGCTCAAGTAAATTGTAAAGATTATTTACTTTGTTCAACACATATCAGTTTGGTTAAGGCTATATATACTCTTATCTATGCAAATTAAAATAAAGTGAGACCAATTCAACAACTCGTAATtgcaatcaatcaaacaatcacGTCTCACTATCTTGCCAACATACTGGTGCAACATAAAAGCATTGACAAACTTACATATTCAAGGATTTTGATGGCGCTTCAAGTTCGCTACTAcctaatttttcacttttttcttttctagctGCTTTCTTAGTCAAACTTCTCAATCTCCTTCATGCCATCTACACCAACTTTTTGATAAACAATTACATTTCAATTACGTAAGATTTTCTCCCAATATTTCAAAATTAAGATAGTAGTTCTAAGAATGATAAAGCAGATTCAATTATGAGAAAGACATTTTGAATAACAAGTACATTCAACTTAACATATAGACATTAGAACCAAAACTCATGCCAATCAATTCTCATACTGTAGGCTTCAATTACTGGATTGCTACAGTTAGTTGGGGTTTCAACTTATGAACAAGAGTAAACAATTACTAATGTTTATTAATGTCGGCATTAATTAGCTTACGAAAATATACATGATCTATGAGGTATAATCAATGAGGTATTAGTTACTTGACtgtgtatatatgtataaaaaATAGATTGGAAATAGCACAACAAAAAATAGCTATGTGAGTTGGAATGTATTCTAGAACTTTGGTATAGATGATATTTGTATTTTTCTGTGGAGGTATAGCTATGTGGTTGTTTTCATGTTGATAAGGTTTTCTCCTGACATTCCCAAATCAAGATAAATTAATGATATAATAGATTCAATTATCCGCAAAACATTTTGAACAACAAGTATATTCAACCTAACATATAGGCATTAGAACCAAGATTCATGCCAATCAACTTTCATACTATAGGTTTCAATTACTGATCTGCTACAATTAATTGGGGTTTCAACTTATAAACAAGAATAAACTTATGTCTACATTTCTTTCCTCACAAGGGTTCCATTATCAATTTCTAGGACTTGATTTAATATCATTATGCTAGTTGATTGTGCATTTACAACCATGTCAAAGTATTTTTTTACTATCACAGAATGTAATAGTTATCTAACAAGATGTATACGCACACTAATTAAGATAACTGGTAACCATTTTTCCACACTAAGAAAGGCAATCTGAACAAGATGTCTtaccttcaattttttttctttttttccctgaCTTCTTCCCACTGCATGTTGCACGTAATTATCATCAATCTCACGTATTGAGTTCTATAGATGTTGTGAGAGACAAACACTAGTCATTTACGTATTAAGTGATTTAGATGGAACCTCAGGTTATCTGCCATTAAGCTTTCCTGTTGCTTCATCTCTGCCACCTTTCTTACTTGAAGTTCTCGATTTTTTTCCTGCCATTTTAACTGGAGTTTTACACAGACAATTGCACTTCAGTTCCATTATGCTTTCCCTGCTTATTCCTAATGCATTACAAAGTACTAACATATATAATATATCACTTTCAAATCTTAGTAACAATAGTTATGAAAACTTATAACCTATTTCACACTCTGTTTGCCAAAATTAACAGTAGGTTAATTATTCTGTTTGGCCAATTCCACTTACAATCTACTCtcactcatttatcaagtttGATGGGATTGActtcttcttttatttcttgTCCTACGCTACAAATATGAGTTAATGTAATAACCCGGAGGTACCAATTCACAGTTACATTGGTAAAATTTTACAGAGTAGTTCTTACACTATAATTGCTAATTCATTGCGTGTTACAGTTATCCAACTTCATGTCCAAGCACACTAGCAAAGTAAAACTTATAATCTTTTTTCCACATTGAGTATGCCAAGCTAAAAACTATGTTATTCATTATGTCTACCCTGTTCAAATTGTCATCTACTGCCCTAGTTATCAAGTTtcaaacaatcaatttcttcttctatttatcTTATGATTATGCAAATACGAGTTAACAAACAAACAATAGGTAGCAATTTCACAGTATGTTCACGCAATATTACATATCAGTTTTGCTACTGTAACTGCTGACTCACTGCATGTAACAGTTATTCAACATAGTGTCCAACCCTACTAGCTAAAAAACCTTGTAATCTTTTTCTCTGCAATGCATCTACCAATCTAAGCGTTATGTTATTTTACTCCGCATAACAATTTTACTCTACGTCATTATATATTCATATGAAATGTCTCTTATACAACATGCTGTAAGAGGCATTCTTAAGGGAACTATctttgtaacactttttttcGTTTTGTATGTCATCATGAATAGTATGTACAAACCACACATAACATATAATCTGTACACAGGCGCTGCTAACCAACAAAATCTATAAGAAATTCATAGAAACAACCAGTACCCCTGTTATATAATGACTACACTATTGCTACTAATGTGAGAGTTATGACCCCTATTTATCCCTTTCTAACAACTCCCTCTACTAATTGGTTTGGAagttctccttttctttttggcaaACACTTGGTATTCAAAATTTCTGTCTACTTTACTCTCCCATATGACCCATGAATAGATCTAATTTCTAGCATCTATAGATTTTCGACAACCATGATATAAAATCATGTGATGCTATTCACCAAACAATGAAAATTATGTCATTAGTTTGCAATATTGTTACCTGTAGGGTTTATGTAGATGCGATTGGGTGTCACTGCTTTGGATTTCATCAT
This window contains:
- the LOC113693924 gene encoding protein FAR1-RELATED SEQUENCE 5-like, with protein sequence MEFNSEEDAYKFYNKYTFKMDFSVRKDYLNKDKDGVTTFRRYSCCKEGVKRKYEGDVMPKRTQAPTKTGCGAKMIIVLFRGTMQCRVHDLVLEHNHELHIAQCSHMLTSQRKVSEAQGLQTEISEDAWFSLKQSHELMEKEACGMG